Proteins co-encoded in one Papaver somniferum cultivar HN1 chromosome 5, ASM357369v1, whole genome shotgun sequence genomic window:
- the LOC113281821 gene encoding probable serine/threonine-protein kinase DDB_G0278665: MNSDNLTSVTESDQQQNGSKKHTPIATPVESPSATSTLSSASSSSSSSSSPLDSLVKGSKKYPISLFPADEDSLQQHNVDSLDHPELLIDVPSSTSDPTVMINEASPNQSPPIQVMEREEVAPDPYRIPSTVFARSPSATPVEWSVQSNESLFSIHMGNNSFSADQIFLMGRSGELGMPGDYNNFLDLKKDPPSNPNSPSPASTPGNKVGESLNAEDAAASATMNEVSRVSEDDQNTEKTPPVDSARHSSSISYRSDESGASVVSFAFPILTSAEGGRAPSTKVETEHPLHQVKEKSNEQQEEQEQVSQQPQPNTPTTPNATGANDRKWFSCFSCCSFCS; this comes from the exons ATGAATTCAGATAATCTAACTTCAGTTACGGAATCTGATCAACAACAAAATGGCAGTAAAAAGCATACCCCGATAGCAACTCCCGTAGAATCTCCTTCCGCAACATCTACTTTGTCCTctgcctcttcctcttcttcatcatcttcgtctccTTTGGACTCTCTAGtaaaaggaagcaaaaaatatcccATTTCACTCTTTCCGGCTGATGAAGATTCTTTGCAGCAGCATAATGTCGATTCTTTAGACCATCCAGAACTTCTTATTGATGTTCCTTCCAGCACTTCAGATCCTACTGTAATGATTAATGAGGCGTCACCAAACCAGTCACCTCCAATACAAGTGATGGAACGAGAAGAAGTTGCACCAGATCCATATAGGATTCCATCTACTGTATTCGCAAGGAGTCCATCGGCAACACCAGTCGAATGGAGTGTGCAATCCAACGAATCATTGTTCAGCATCCATATGGGAAATAATAGTTTCTCCGCTGACCAAATTTTTCTAATGGGAAGGTCTGGAGAATTAGGCATGCCAGGGGATTACAATAACTTCCTCGATCTCAAGAAGGACCCCCCTAGCAATCCTAATAGCCCATCTCCAGCTTCTACTCCTGGGAATAAGGTTGGGGAAAGCTTAAATGCGGAAGATGCAGCAGCATCGGCTACCATGAACGAAGTGTCAAGGGTGTCAGAGGACGATCAAAATACAGAGAAAACACCTCCTGTAGATTCAGCTCGTCATTCTTCCAGCATTTCTTATCGTTCTGACGAGAGTGGAGCCAGCGTAGTTTCCTTTGCATTTCCAAT ATTGACGTCTGCAGAAGGAGGGAGGGCTCCATCCACGAAGGTAGAGACGGAACATCCATTGCATCAGGTTAAAGAAAAGTCGAATGAGCAGCAGGAGGAGCAGGAACAAGTGTCGCAACAGCCGCAACCCAACACACCAACCACACCAAATGCCACAGGCGCTAATGATCGGAAATGGTTTTCATGCTTCTCTTGTTGCTCATTTTGTTCTTGA
- the LOC113281820 gene encoding ninja-family protein 6-like isoform X2, which yields MASSSLFFQTRSSVMGERNNENSADIDNEYPKDLLQRFMAGNHFPTEFAAKTEETEEDDEEIELNLSLGGCFGVNPSEKKRLMRSSSISVSGLSNLFKDEKEGNNSSSAASLIRTCSLPVVVATEEERRKRKELQSLRRLEAKRKRSEKQKNCTRVNNNKDSQQEKMQQQQQDNNKQKNGLFSSSSMAISFRGPNWGSNPSLGRNIDINGVPPPAPSPVSVSMNSQASSSSGGSDEIHGRPVPGLNSRSEMRSPMSSQSFKEHIEQKPVMPPAPTTPSEKPSSGTDVKMENTSYSPPNKVAETGSREMGMKMMEEMPCVSTKGYGPNGKRIEGFLYKYRKGEEVRIVCVCHGSFLTPAEFVKHAGGIDVTHPLRHITVSQTPSF from the exons atggcttcttcttctcttttcttccagaCTCGCTCCTCAG TAATGGGTGAAAGAAATAATGAGAATTCGGCAGATATTGATAATGAATATCCAAAAGATTTGTTACAGAGATTTATGGCGGGAAACCATTTCCCAACGGAATTTGCAGCGAAAACTGAGGAaacagaagaagatgatgaagagattgAATTAAACTTATCATTAGGAGGTTGTTTTGGTGTAAACCCAAGTGAGAAAAAGAGGTTGATGAGGTCATCGTCAATATCAGTATCAGGATTAAGTAATCTGTTTAAAGATGAAAAAGAAGGGAAtaattcttcatcagcagcatctTTGATAAGAACATGTTCATTGCCTGTAGTAGTAgcaacagaagaagaaagaaggaaaagaaaagagtTACAATCTTTAAGAAGATTAGAAGCGAAAAGAAAGAGATCAGAGAAACAAAAGAATTGTACTAGGGTTAACAATAATAAAGATTCTCAACAAGAGAAGatgcaacagcagcaacaagacAATAATAAGCAAAAGAATGGactgttttcttcttcatcaatggCTATATCTTTTAGGGGACCAAATTGGGGTTCTAATCCTTCTCTTGGTAGGAATATTGATATCAATGGTGTTCCTCCGCCAGCACCATCACCAGTTTCAGTTTCTATGAATTCTCAAGCTAGTAGTTCATCGGGTGGTTCCGATGAAATCCATGGTCGACCTGTCCCAG GATTGAACAGTAGATCTGAAATGAGAAGCCCAATGAGTTCTCAATCTTTTAAAGAACACATTGAGCAAAAACCAGTTATGCCTCCGGCACCAACCACGCCTTCAGAAAAACCGAGTAGCGGAACGGATGTCAAGATGGAGAATACATCTTATAGCCCTCCTAATAAGGTAGCAGAAACCGGCTCAAGGGAAATGGGAATGAAAATGATGGAGGAAATGCCTTGTGTGTCTACGAAGGGATATGGACCTAATGGGAAACGTATAGAaggattcttgtataagtatcgGAAGGGTGAGGAAGTAAGAATAGTTTGTGTGTGCCATGGTAGTTTTCTCACTCCAGCAGAGTTCGTAAAGCATGCTGGAGGCATCGACGTGACACATCCCCTGAGGCATATTACAGTCAGTCAAACCCCTTCCTTTTAA
- the LOC113281820 gene encoding ninja-family protein 6-like isoform X1 has product MCDRFDYIFILFFLCVVIVMGERNNENSADIDNEYPKDLLQRFMAGNHFPTEFAAKTEETEEDDEEIELNLSLGGCFGVNPSEKKRLMRSSSISVSGLSNLFKDEKEGNNSSSAASLIRTCSLPVVVATEEERRKRKELQSLRRLEAKRKRSEKQKNCTRVNNNKDSQQEKMQQQQQDNNKQKNGLFSSSSMAISFRGPNWGSNPSLGRNIDINGVPPPAPSPVSVSMNSQASSSSGGSDEIHGRPVPGLNSRSEMRSPMSSQSFKEHIEQKPVMPPAPTTPSEKPSSGTDVKMENTSYSPPNKVAETGSREMGMKMMEEMPCVSTKGYGPNGKRIEGFLYKYRKGEEVRIVCVCHGSFLTPAEFVKHAGGIDVTHPLRHITVSQTPSF; this is encoded by the exons ATGTGTGATCGTTTTGATTATATTTTCATTCTGTTTTTTCTTTGTGTTGTGATAGTAATGGGTGAAAGAAATAATGAGAATTCGGCAGATATTGATAATGAATATCCAAAAGATTTGTTACAGAGATTTATGGCGGGAAACCATTTCCCAACGGAATTTGCAGCGAAAACTGAGGAaacagaagaagatgatgaagagattgAATTAAACTTATCATTAGGAGGTTGTTTTGGTGTAAACCCAAGTGAGAAAAAGAGGTTGATGAGGTCATCGTCAATATCAGTATCAGGATTAAGTAATCTGTTTAAAGATGAAAAAGAAGGGAAtaattcttcatcagcagcatctTTGATAAGAACATGTTCATTGCCTGTAGTAGTAgcaacagaagaagaaagaaggaaaagaaaagagtTACAATCTTTAAGAAGATTAGAAGCGAAAAGAAAGAGATCAGAGAAACAAAAGAATTGTACTAGGGTTAACAATAATAAAGATTCTCAACAAGAGAAGatgcaacagcagcaacaagacAATAATAAGCAAAAGAATGGactgttttcttcttcatcaatggCTATATCTTTTAGGGGACCAAATTGGGGTTCTAATCCTTCTCTTGGTAGGAATATTGATATCAATGGTGTTCCTCCGCCAGCACCATCACCAGTTTCAGTTTCTATGAATTCTCAAGCTAGTAGTTCATCGGGTGGTTCCGATGAAATCCATGGTCGACCTGTCCCAG GATTGAACAGTAGATCTGAAATGAGAAGCCCAATGAGTTCTCAATCTTTTAAAGAACACATTGAGCAAAAACCAGTTATGCCTCCGGCACCAACCACGCCTTCAGAAAAACCGAGTAGCGGAACGGATGTCAAGATGGAGAATACATCTTATAGCCCTCCTAATAAGGTAGCAGAAACCGGCTCAAGGGAAATGGGAATGAAAATGATGGAGGAAATGCCTTGTGTGTCTACGAAGGGATATGGACCTAATGGGAAACGTATAGAaggattcttgtataagtatcgGAAGGGTGAGGAAGTAAGAATAGTTTGTGTGTGCCATGGTAGTTTTCTCACTCCAGCAGAGTTCGTAAAGCATGCTGGAGGCATCGACGTGACACATCCCCTGAGGCATATTACAGTCAGTCAAACCCCTTCCTTTTAA